The following are encoded together in the Lactuca sativa cultivar Salinas chromosome 1, Lsat_Salinas_v11, whole genome shotgun sequence genome:
- the LOC111917465 gene encoding putative F-box/LRR-repeat protein 23, which yields MVHIPSSHEVATEKGFSGDKETIKEYRVVGRSLETLDIQFCRLSDDMVLKHLKPLLNLRVLDISYCRKFTAKSLVAFGNQCTSLIHLKRNNYPTKEFPAMDDSEAKAIADTMPKLQHLKLWFGRFGDSGLCEILSKCKYLKHLDIRACWNVKLEGNLKKMCQKLVCFRIHDCKFIESDLYDMIFPNGLGYKDPFTQLEARSNQVY from the exons ATGGTTCACATTCCGTCCTCACATGAAGTAGCAACGGAAAAGGGTTTTTCAGGTGACAAAGAGACGATCAAGGAGTACAGGGTTGT TGGAAGATCTTTGGAAACGCTTGATATTCAGTTTTGTCGTTTAAGCGATGATATGGTGTTGAAGCATTTAAAGCCACTTCTAAATCTTAGAGTCTTGGATATCAGCTATTGCCGAAAGTTCACAGCTAAAAGCCTTGTAGCGTTTGGTAATCAATGCACGTCTTTGATTCACTTGAAGAGAAACAATTACCCAACGAAAGAGTTCCCAGCTATGGATGATTCCGAAGCCAAAGCCATTGCTGACACCATGCCGAAACTACAACATCTGAAACTTTGGTTTGGGCGATTTGGTGATTCGGGTCTTTGTGAAATCCTTAGTAAATGTAAGTATCTTAAGCATCTTGACATTCGTGCATGTTGGAATGTGAAATTGGAGGGTAATCTTAAGAAGATGTGTCAAAAGCTTGTGTGTTTCCGGATCCACGATTGCAAGTTTATTGAGAGTGATCTATATGACATGATTTTCCCGAATGGGCTCGGATACAAGGATCCTTTCACACAATTAGAAGCTCGCAGTAACCAAGTTTATTGA